The proteins below come from a single Tissierella sp. MB52-C2 genomic window:
- a CDS encoding ATP-binding cassette domain-containing protein, producing the protein MISVNNISLRYGSQKLFDDVNLVFTPGNCYGVIGANGAGKSTFLRILSGEIEPNTGDISIDKNIRMSVLKQDHFQYDDCGVIQTVIMGNKRLYEIMVEKDAIYAKEDFSDEDGIKASELEAEFAEMDGWSAESEASSLLQGLGIDTSLHEKKVADLTGNEKVKVLLAQALFGKPGILILDEPTNHLDVKSVRWLQTFLGDFEGTVIVVSHDRHFLNEVCTHMVDIDFGKIKMFVGNYDFWYESSQLALQMMKDQNKKKEDKIKELQSFIARFSANASKSKQATSRKKLLEKITLDDIVPSTRRYPFVGFTMEREVGNEILTVEDISKTIDGVKVLDNISFRVNKGDKAAFIGDEIGITTLFKIIMGEMEPDSGSYKWGVTITKSYFPKDNSEFFNDVDLNLVDWLRQFSEEQSEIYLRGFLGRMLFSGEEALKQAKVLSGGEKVRCMLSKMMLSNSNVLILDQPTNHLDLESITAVNNGLKDFKSNVLFASHDHEFIQTIANRIIEIKSDGFNDRAMTYEEYIEKFY; encoded by the coding sequence TTGATTAGTGTAAATAACATAAGTTTAAGATATGGATCACAAAAATTATTTGATGATGTTAATTTAGTATTTACACCTGGTAACTGCTATGGTGTAATTGGGGCCAATGGTGCTGGAAAAAGTACATTTCTTAGGATATTATCTGGTGAAATTGAACCTAATACTGGAGATATTTCCATTGATAAAAATATTAGAATGTCTGTACTTAAACAGGACCACTTCCAATATGATGATTGTGGTGTAATTCAAACAGTAATCATGGGAAATAAAAGATTATATGAAATAATGGTTGAGAAAGATGCTATCTATGCTAAAGAGGACTTTTCTGATGAAGATGGTATAAAAGCTTCTGAACTTGAAGCTGAATTTGCTGAAATGGATGGATGGAGTGCTGAGTCTGAGGCCTCATCTTTATTACAAGGTCTAGGAATTGATACTTCTTTACATGAAAAAAAGGTAGCAGATTTAACTGGTAATGAAAAAGTTAAGGTATTACTTGCCCAGGCCTTATTTGGTAAGCCAGGAATACTAATTCTTGATGAGCCTACTAACCACCTTGATGTAAAGTCTGTAAGATGGCTTCAAACATTTTTAGGTGATTTTGAGGGTACTGTCATAGTAGTATCTCATGATAGACACTTCCTAAATGAAGTATGTACACATATGGTGGATATTGACTTTGGTAAAATAAAAATGTTTGTAGGAAATTACGATTTCTGGTATGAGTCAAGCCAGTTAGCCCTTCAAATGATGAAGGATCAAAATAAGAAAAAAGAAGATAAGATTAAAGAATTACAATCCTTTATTGCTCGATTTAGTGCCAATGCTTCCAAATCTAAACAGGCAACTTCACGTAAGAAGTTACTAGAAAAAATTACCTTAGATGATATAGTACCTTCTACTAGAAGATACCCCTTCGTTGGATTTACTATGGAAAGAGAAGTTGGTAACGAAATATTAACTGTAGAAGATATATCAAAAACTATAGATGGAGTAAAAGTATTAGATAATATTAGCTTTAGAGTAAACAAAGGAGACAAGGCTGCATTTATTGGAGATGAAATAGGTATTACTACATTATTTAAAATTATAATGGGAGAGATGGAGCCCGATAGCGGAAGCTATAAATGGGGAGTTACTATTACAAAATCATATTTCCCTAAAGATAATTCAGAGTTCTTCAACGATGTAGATTTGAACCTTGTTGATTGGTTAAGACAATTCTCCGAGGAACAATCTGAAATATATTTAAGAGGCTTCTTAGGAAGAATGTTATTTTCAGGAGAAGAAGCATTAAAGCAAGCTAAAGTATTATCTGGAGGCGAAAAGGTAAGATGTATGTTGTCTAAGATGATGTTAAGTAATTCCAATGTGTTGATCCTTGATCAACCTACAAACCATTTAGACCTAGAATCTATTACTGCTGTGAATAATGGATTAAAAGATTTTAAGAGCAATGTATTGTTCGCTTCCCACGACCACGAATTCATCCAAACTATTGCCAATAGAATAATTGAGATAAAATCTGATGGATTCAATGATAGAGCAATGACATATGAAGAATATATAGAAAAATTCTATTAA
- a CDS encoding phosphate/phosphite/phosphonate ABC transporter substrate-binding protein, giving the protein MKRMIAFLLIITLVIPIIGCTQKKEEVIRMGFVPMKDGDKLIESVEPLTEILSKDLGVKVEGFTATNYVGVVEGLGSGQVDFGFIPPFAYVLANQESNAGVILTALNKSGEAKYRSQFLVRKDSEIESFSDVKGKKVAFVDPSSTSGYLFPGAHLIKKGLDIEKDIEYVYGGGHDKALQLLLNGDIDVATTFVDARDRYKEDFPNAMEKTKILGYTDYIPNISVTVRGDMDDELREKIKNALLNLAKSEEGLELLKELFNMYGFEEATDADYDIIRDTAEFMNVDLKEGN; this is encoded by the coding sequence ATGAAAAGAATGATTGCTTTTTTATTAATTATAACCTTAGTTATTCCAATTATTGGTTGTACTCAGAAAAAAGAAGAGGTTATTAGAATGGGTTTTGTTCCTATGAAGGATGGAGATAAGTTAATAGAGTCTGTAGAGCCTTTAACAGAGATTTTATCTAAGGATCTTGGAGTTAAGGTAGAGGGCTTTACAGCCACTAATTATGTAGGTGTAGTAGAAGGACTGGGGTCAGGTCAAGTCGATTTTGGATTTATTCCTCCATTTGCCTATGTCTTAGCTAATCAGGAAAGTAATGCAGGTGTTATACTTACAGCATTAAATAAATCTGGGGAAGCAAAATATCGTTCCCAATTCTTAGTAAGAAAGGATAGTGAAATTGAAAGCTTTTCAGATGTAAAGGGTAAGAAGGTAGCATTTGTAGACCCATCTTCCACATCAGGCTATCTATTTCCTGGAGCACATCTAATTAAGAAAGGGCTTGATATAGAGAAGGATATAGAATACGTATATGGTGGAGGACATGACAAGGCTTTACAATTACTATTAAATGGTGATATTGATGTAGCCACTACTTTTGTTGATGCAAGAGATAGATATAAAGAGGATTTTCCTAATGCTATGGAAAAGACTAAAATACTAGGATATACAGATTATATTCCCAATATATCTGTAACTGTAAGAGGAGACATGGATGATGAACTTAGGGAAAAAATAAAAAATGCTTTACTGAACCTTGCTAAATCGGAGGAAGGATTAGAGCTTTTAAAAGAGCTATTTAATATGTATGGATTTGAAGAAGCAACAGATGCTGATTATGATATTATAAGAGATACAGCAGAGTTTATGAATGTTGATTTAAAAGAGGGAAATTAG
- the phnC gene encoding phosphonate ABC transporter ATP-binding protein, translated as MLRLEHITVSYDRKILAVDDISLEVGQGEFVGIIGSSGSGKSSILKSINLLVKPVRGKIYIDDVDIMSLKNPQLRAVRREIGFVFQDHNLIDRSSVLDNVLVGRLGYKSSLHSMFGIFTDKDYKRAEKALIQVGLSEKIFERSDQLSGGQKQRVAIAKTLCQSPKIILADEPVASLDVSTSQNIMNYFKTINEKKNITILINLHDVNLAKKYCKRIVALKRGKLLFDGKAGELKDEFLKEIYE; from the coding sequence ATGCTGAGACTAGAGCATATTACAGTTTCATATGATAGAAAGATACTAGCTGTAGATGATATAAGTTTAGAAGTAGGGCAAGGGGAATTTGTAGGGATAATAGGTTCATCTGGAAGTGGGAAGTCTAGCATATTGAAATCCATAAATTTATTGGTTAAACCTGTAAGGGGAAAAATCTATATAGATGATGTAGATATAATGAGTCTTAAAAATCCTCAGCTTAGAGCCGTAAGAAGAGAGATAGGTTTTGTCTTTCAGGATCATAATTTGATAGACAGATCATCAGTTTTAGACAATGTATTAGTAGGAAGGCTTGGATACAAGTCTTCCCTTCACTCAATGTTTGGAATATTTACTGATAAGGATTATAAAAGGGCAGAAAAAGCATTGATCCAAGTAGGACTAAGTGAAAAGATCTTTGAAAGATCAGATCAATTAAGTGGAGGTCAAAAACAAAGAGTTGCCATAGCCAAGACTCTATGTCAGAGTCCCAAAATAATATTAGCTGATGAACCTGTGGCTAGTCTTGATGTCTCTACTTCTCAAAATATAATGAATTATTTTAAAACCATCAATGAGAAGAAAAATATTACCATATTAATCAATCTTCATGATGTAAATCTAGCAAAAAAATACTGTAAGAGGATAGTAGCTTTAAAAAGAGGGAAGCTTTTATTTGATGGAAAAGCAGGTGAATTAAAAGATGAATTCCTTAAAGAAATATATGAATAG
- the phnE gene encoding phosphonate ABC transporter, permease protein PhnE, with product MNSLKKYMNSKRIYRYSYLLGMFIVLIYLGYKVDFSFIRLYKGLPSMMDLIERILKPNLLYSKEVIQKLVETIQMAIIASLMGLVLALPFSLFTANNITSNNLLAGILNGFFSFLRTIPSLIWAALLVSIFSIGKFSGIIALGIIGFLMSLKLFREYIESIKENQLNSIRAIGASSIQVLRYCVLPYVFELSVSVFFIVLETNIRAAAILGLVGAGGIGQIMWKDLNHLRYDNVATIILILFLTILVIDLLSLSIRKYLNKKNIKFTDIKEHKRFQICKIIYMPMVFIVLLYIVFKFLDIDHDRLVLGIGQGTDIIRRMIKIDISYFPKLMDGIKESFFIAIFATIVGGVFSLIFSYLTAYNTSPKRAISLIFKGGINILRTFPPLITAIIFFRGVGPGPLAGAIALSIYTTGVLTKMYSEVLENTQRNIQDSIIVTGATRFQSYIHGLLPHTFPSFIGLLLYRLESNIRNSTILGVIGAGGVGTALTINITWRNWERVGLLLVGVSIMIIIIDRLSQYLRKVFL from the coding sequence ATGAATTCCTTAAAGAAATATATGAATAGTAAAAGAATATATAGATATTCATATTTGCTGGGAATGTTTATTGTTTTAATTTATTTAGGATATAAAGTGGATTTTAGCTTTATTAGATTGTACAAAGGTTTACCTAGTATGATGGACCTTATTGAAAGGATTTTAAAGCCTAATTTGCTATATAGTAAAGAGGTAATTCAAAAATTAGTTGAGACAATTCAAATGGCAATAATTGCATCTTTAATGGGACTAGTATTGGCATTACCATTTTCTCTATTTACGGCAAACAATATTACTTCTAATAATTTATTGGCAGGTATATTAAATGGATTTTTTTCTTTTCTTAGAACTATTCCAAGTTTAATATGGGCAGCTTTGTTAGTAAGTATATTTAGTATAGGGAAATTTTCAGGTATTATAGCTCTTGGAATTATTGGTTTTTTAATGTCTTTAAAATTATTTAGAGAGTATATTGAATCCATTAAAGAAAATCAACTGAACTCTATTAGAGCCATAGGAGCAAGTTCCATACAGGTATTGAGATATTGTGTTCTTCCCTATGTATTTGAGCTATCTGTTTCTGTATTTTTTATTGTATTAGAAACTAATATTAGGGCAGCAGCGATATTAGGATTAGTTGGTGCTGGTGGAATAGGTCAGATTATGTGGAAGGATTTAAACCATTTGAGATATGATAATGTGGCTACTATAATATTGATTTTGTTTTTGACTATTTTAGTAATTGATTTACTGAGCCTATCTATTAGAAAATATTTAAATAAAAAAAATATTAAATTTACGGATATAAAAGAGCATAAAAGATTCCAAATATGTAAAATAATCTATATGCCTATGGTATTTATAGTGTTATTATATATTGTATTTAAATTCTTAGATATAGACCATGATAGATTAGTTCTTGGAATAGGGCAAGGCACAGATATTATAAGGAGAATGATAAAAATAGATATATCTTATTTTCCTAAGCTTATGGATGGAATAAAGGAAAGTTTTTTTATAGCCATATTTGCTACTATAGTAGGAGGGGTATTTTCTCTAATATTTTCATATTTAACTGCATATAATACATCTCCTAAAAGGGCAATATCCTTAATTTTTAAAGGAGGTATAAATATTTTGAGAACATTTCCTCCACTAATAACTGCCATAATATTTTTTCGTGGAGTAGGTCCAGGACCTTTGGCTGGAGCCATAGCTCTTAGTATTTATACAACAGGTGTACTTACAAAAATGTATAGTGAGGTATTGGAAAATACTCAAAGGAATATTCAAGACAGTATAATTGTAACAGGAGCAACGAGATTTCAAAGCTATATACATGGACTTTTGCCTCATACATTTCCAAGTTTTATAGGATTGTTATTATATAGGCTAGAATCTAATATTAGAAATTCTACTATTTTAGGTGTAATTGGAGCAGGAGGTGTAGGGACTGCCCTAACAATTAATATAACATGGAGAAATTGGGAAAGGGTGGGATTATTGCTTGTTGGAGTGTCTATTATGATAATCATAATAGATAGATTAAGTCAATATTTAAGAAAAGTGTTTTTATAA